The following DNA comes from Chryseobacterium gallinarum.
TTATTAAGAACCAGTTGGAGGAAAGCAGAGCTCTGGGAGGATTGACTGATAACTCCAGGAAAGATTTCATGGACGCCCAGGATCACCTTCAAAAGTACATGATGAATCAGGATGATAAAGAACTGCAGCTCTATTTTCAGTCATTAAGAAAGCTTAAAAATAATTTTGATAAGATCAGCACCTATGAAAATACCAGCCCGAGACTGAAAAACAGTCTGGCTTTGCAGAAAAAGGATACCCTGAAAGCGACACGGTTAAAAACATTAATAGATTCTGCATATAAATCTTCGTTGAATCCTCCTGTAAAGATGGAAGAGCAGTCTTATCAGCCGGAAAAGTATAAGAATAGTTTAGAGAATTTAAATATACAGACCCACACTTATACGGACACCATCAAGAAGAAAGGTTTTATGGGACGTCTGAAAGATGCAATAACGGGAAAAGTAAATGTTCAGAAAGAAAATACGGTTATTACAATGACCAATAATAAGGAAGTGGATCTTTCCCAGGTAAAGTCAGAGGTCAGTAACGTAATGAAATCTATGGACAGGCATTATGCAGCCGAAGTAAAAAAAGTACAACAATATGCTGCCCAGAGCCAACGGGATAATATGCGTTTTTACAGTAATTTCAGCAAATTGCTGGTGTATCGCAACGGGCTGATAGAAGTGTATGAAAGTGCCATCAAAGATTTCAAATCACAATTAGAGAAGGAATACAATGAACAAAGTTCAAGCAATAATAAAATCAGGAGATATCTGGTTTTCGGCTTAATGATTTTGATGTTTATTGTATCGATTTTGATTATGTACTTTACCAGGGTAGCTTTTCTATATGAACGGAAATTAAATGCTGCGAATGAAGAGATTAAGAACAATCTTAATTTCAAAAACCGGATCCTGGGTATGCTAAGCCACGACTTAAGGTCACCACTGAAGATTATTAATATCTTTATTGATAAAATTTATAAAAGTACCGAAGATGCTACAGTAAAAGACTATCTTCAATCCATAAAATTTACCAATAGCACCCTGCTTCTGCAATCTAATCAGATCCTGGAATATACCAGGAATCAGGATGCCGAAAAAAAGCTTATCAATTCCGTTTTTAACCTTAAAGATGAGATTAATTCTATTGTTAAAGTGATCACACCTTATATGGAGACCCGGAATAATAAGTTTATTGTAACGGACGGAATACCCGAGAATATGGTTGTCAACTCAGATAATATAAGGATCAACCAGATATTTATGAACATTCTGGGGAATGCCAATAAGTTTACGGAAAACGGACAAATCGATCTTATCCTGACCACAGAATCCGTTGATAAAAATAAAATTTCCCTGATCACAACTGTAGCAGACACAGGAGTCGGTATATCGGAATCTGATGTGAAAAAGATTTTTGAACCCTATTACCAGGGAGTAGTGTCTGATGAGGTAGACAATCTTGGTGCAGGGCTGGGGCTGAGCTTAGTAAAGGAGATTGTAGATCTTTTTGACGGAGAAATATCGGCTACCAGTAAACTGTACAAGGGAACAAAAATAACATTCAGGTTACATCTAAATACTAATAAATAATGGAGACAGAATTTGAAAACAAAGAAATCATCTTTCTTTTAGCAGATGATCATAGTATTGTAAGACAGGGAATTGAGATTATACTCCATGATATTGTTCCTGACGCCAGGGTGTTTCATACTTCATCATTACATCAGATTGTAGAACTGACAGAGTCAAAGGGAATTGATATAGCCATCATTGATGCTCATTTTCCTGACGGCAACAGCCTGCATATTTTATCTGAAATGAAAAGGGTAAATCCTGATATCAAAATTCTGATATTTTCAGGGCTTGAAGAAGATCTGCATGTTCTTAAATTTATTAAAGCAGGTGCCAACGGTTTTCTGAGCAAGCTCAGTGAAGAAGAAGAAATACGTGAGGCTATCTCATATTTTGTAAAAAAAGGAGAATATTTTTCTGCGACCTCCCGCGAACTGTTAGTACAGTTCCTTTACAATCCTAATTTAATTAATCCCCTTAATAGCCTTACGAAAAGAGAGCTGGAAATTGCAGAAATGTATGCGGAAGGTCTCGGAAATCTTGAGATTGCCAATAAGCTGGATATCAAACAAAATACAGTCAGTACCATTAAAAAGAACATTTTCAGTAAACTGAAAATAGAAAACCTTGTCGAATTAATTGATCTGATCAAAACACACCATAATATTTAGTTTTTAAACTTATTTCTCACTTTTTCCTTGCTAAATCCGGATTATCGATAAATATCGATAAGATGTCCGATGTGTATCTACAGGGTTTTTATGGGAAATTATATCCTGATGTTGTTACTTTGCAGTATAAAATTTACCCGATTAAAAAAACACAAATGGATTTAAGGTAAATTGGAGTAACTATAAAAATAATAAACTATAGTTATATAAAAACGCAAGTGATGAAATTAAATATAAAACAAATGATGAAATTAAATTATAAAAAGTTTGGAATAACCTTATCTGGCGTTTCTTGAAAACTTATACTAAAAAAAACACAAACATAAATATAAAGAAACAAAAGATAATTTCAGGTTATTTAACACTAAAAGGGAGGCTTTTTGCCTCCTTTTTCTTTATATTCCGTTTTTTAAATAGGGATTTCCTTTTCCTGTTTCCAGGAATAGTTTTAAGCTGCTGATAAATTGTTCCCAGCCGACAGAGCACACTTCATAGCATTCGATGGAAGGTTGTAAACCGACGTGTGTAAGTCGTAATAAACCTGAACTTTCGTTTTGTTCCATTTCCCAAACTATAGTGGTTCCTATCCATTCTTTTTGATTTTTTAATGTAGGAATAGCGATCAGTGAGTCTTCGACGTACCAGCTGATCCTGGAACCGGGAATCACTTCTTTCACCCGCATGGTTTTATGAATGTTGTCTCCAAATCTGATAGTAAATACATCGTCCTTGTGTGCAGATGATCCTTCAAACATTTCACTCCACCAGAGAGGAATGGTACGGGTTAATGCCCCATAGATCTTATCAGAAGTAGCTTTTACTTCAAGAGTATTACTGTAATTATCCATAGATTTAGTTTTTATTTTACTTTACTTGAAAAATTGGTAGGCAATACAATGGTAGGTAAATTATTGACCAGTAATCTTTGCATAAGGCAAGAAATCAAAATTTCAGGAATTGCTATAAAAAATTAAAGCACTTAGCTAAATTTCTTTATTGCCTCATCACTCACAGGAGTAAAAAAATTAATTAAATTCCCGTCCGGATCACAGAACAGGAGCGACCGGTTTCCCCAGGGCATAGTTGTAGGCTCCTGAATGATATCATTGGTAAGAGTTTTAATTCTTTGATAGGATTCATCTACATCGGGAACCAGAAACTCGATGATTGTATTTTTATTTCCTGCCGGTGTTGCGGGGTTTCCGCCAAACAGCTTCATGGTCCTGAGGCTTCCGATAGCAATGGTAATCGTACCGGCAGAAAGTTCTGCAAAATCTTCTGTATACCATCGGGCCGTTAATCCGGTTACTTTTTCATAAAACTGAACGGATGGTCTGATGTCTTTGGTAATAACTCTTAATGATGTAAGTTTCATACTGTTTAAAATTGTATTGTTGAATAATTTTAAACAAAGGTAGAGTAGGGCAATGACAACAGCATGTCAGTAGTCTTTTCATAGATTGTATATAGAAGCTCAATGGCAGTATTGGGAATTCAAAAACACAGTCCAAAATGTAATGTAAGGTCCGGAGAAAAACTTTCTCCGGAGCCGTGTTATAATCCGGTTTTATCAAGGATATTTCCAAAAGGTGGAATATCTTTTAAATCTATGGAGTGGTCTGCTGGATGATAAAACTTTTATTACTTTGGGTATGCGCAGAAAAATATCCTAAAGCACCATTGCTGATATTGCTGGGAGGATTGGCGGGAGTTACCCCGCTGCCATTGCCGGAGATATCAAGAAGGGCACTGTAATAGGTAAATATAGTATTATCAATGCTTTGCATCTCTACATAAATGGTGTCTCCCGCTACCACCTCATGATCTGCACCATCATTATCATCATTCGGAAGCATGAGTGGACGTTGATTAGGCAATCCGTTGTTGAGGTTATCTGAAAATACACTAATATATTTTTTAGACAGGTCATTGATTGTAAAACTGAACAGATAACGGTTTCCTAACATTACAGGATCGGTAAAAATGGGCAGGAGTGTATAACTCATTTTATCCCCGAATTTAAAAGAATCCTGTGCAAGACCTTCAAAGTCTACTGCTTCCGGCATGGTACTTTGAGCAATATATTGCTGTCCTTCCGCCTGTACCTTAAGTGTATAGGTTCTTCCTGATACCCCTATAAAGGTTGAGGTCTGATATTTTCCGTCACCAATGTATTGTAAGGTTTCTGTTTGGCCTGTATTATCACTTAGAATGACCTGTGCATCGGTTACTGCAGGATACTGATTCTGCTGGTTAACAGCTACAGATTTTGTAATTCTTACGGTGTATGGACCCACCTGGTCGGTTACATTGCCCTCAATGACAATCCTTCCACTTTGATCAGCCAGATCCAGGTCAATTTCTTTCTGGCATGAGGTAACTAAAAACAGGGATAATATAATAAAAAATGGATTTTTCATGATTTAAAATTTGAAATTATAAGTGATGTTAGGTACCCAGCGGAATAAAGAAGTTTGCATGGCACGGGTTGTTCCCGGGTTATCCGGATTGTCTTCGAAATTGATGATGTAGGCATTCTCACGGCCATACAGGTTATAAATTCCAAAAGTCCATGAGCCACGGAATCGTTTATTGGATTCCGGTTCGTATGTTGCACTCAGGTCCATTCTGTGATAAGCAGGCATTCTGTCTGCATTTCTATTGCTGTATTGGAAAACAGTCTGGCCGTTCAGTTCATATTTCCCGGTAGGGAAGGTTACGGCATTTCCTGTGCTGTATACAAACAATCCTGAGACAGACCATTTAGGATTCAGCTGATAAGTTGCTACCACAGAAAGATCATGGGTTTTGTCCATTCTGGCATTATACCAGTCATTATTATTGATCCCGTTGATTTTTCGTTCTGTTTTAGACAGGGTGTAGGAGATCCATCCTGTAAGCTTTCCGCTTTTCTTTTTGGCAATAAGCTCAAGGCCGTAAGCCCTTCCTTTTCCGAATAGAAGTTCTCTTTCTACATCAGCAGCTGTATCAAAAGTGATCTGGGCGCCGTTTTTAAAATCGATCTGGTTCTGCATGGATTTGTAGTAGATCTCGGCATTCAGCTCATAATTGTTATTGTTGAAATTTCTGCTGTATCCCAGACTGATCTGATCTGCAATTTCAGGCTTTACCGTATAGCTGCTTCCGATCCACTGGTCTGTAGGGTTGCCGCTGTTGGAATTGCTTAAAAGATGCAGATTCTGGGTATTGCGGGAATAGGCTCCTTTCACACTGCTCACCTCATTGATCCGGTAGTTTGCCGAAATTCTGGGCTCAAGATTGGCATAGGTTTTTCCGATTTTACCTTTTTCAAGAAACCTGCTGCCGGTAAGCACCCCGTTTTCATAAGTATTAAATGTATCACCTCCCAGAATACTGAACATGGAAAGCCTGGCTCCATAGTTGATTGTCAGCTTTTCCGTAGCTTTAAAATCATCATTGATGTACAATGCATTTTCCCATGATTTTCTTGGATTCCTCGGAAAACTGCTTACGCTTGTTCCTGAAGCACTGCTTGGGGTAATGGTATGATAAATCGACTGAAGACCGAAACGGACCGAATGTTTGTTTCCGGCAAACCAGGTGAAATCCTGCTTTAGATTCCAGTCCTGTATTTTTGAATTCAATCCGAAAGTATTATTGTTACTCTTCAGACTGATTTTGTAATCATAATTGCTGTAGATAAATGAGGTATTGGAAAACAATTTGCTGCTGATAATGCTGTTCCATCTCAATGTAGCGGTGGTATTTCCCCAATCTGTAGAAAATGTATTTCCTAATCCCAGAACATCCCTCCCGAAATATCCTGAAAGATAAAGCCGGTTATTTTCGTTAATCTGGTAATTGGCTTTCAGGTTCAGGTCATAAAAGTATAATTTGTTGTCTTTATAATCTTTATTTGTTTTAAGGAATAGATCCGCATATGTTCTTCTTCCCGAAACAATGAAAGAAGACTTTTCCTTTTGAATAGGTCCTTCTACACTTAGCCTGCTGCTGATTAACCCGATTCCTCCGTTGATATTATAGTCTTTATTATTTCCGTCCTTCATCTTCACGTCAAGTACTGAAGAAAGCCTCCCTCCGTATTGGGCGGGGCTGTTTCCTTTAATAATGCTGGCATCTTTTAAAGCATCACTGTTGAAAGTACTGAAAAAGCCCAGTAAGTGTGAGGCATTATAAACCGGGGCTTCATCCAGTAGGATCAGGTTCTGGTCGGTGGCACCACCTCTCACGCTGAATCCGCTGCTTCCCTCACCGTTGCTTTTAATACCCGGCAATAGCTGTATAGTTTTCATTACATCTTTTTCTCCGAAAAGAACAGGGAGTTTTTCTATATTTTTAATACTTAATGTTTCAGCCCCCATTTGAGCTGATGTCAGGTTTTTGTCCTTTTTAATACCGGTAATAATTACTTCATCAATTGATTTTGATACCTGTTCCTGCTGGCTGAGCAGGAGATCCTGTTTGATATTCTGATTGACCGTAATCTGCTGTTCAAAATCCTTATAACCAGGATAAGAGATTATGATCTTGTAATTCCCTTCCGGTAAAGACAGGGAATAAAAGCCATATTCATTGGCGATCACATTAATAGAAGGATCTTCAGCTACTTTTACACTTACTCCGATCAGAAGTTCTCCGTTTTTTTGATCTTTAACGGTTCCGCTGACCTGGTATTTTTGTTGGGCTATAGCCCAACTGCTGATACAGAAGGCGGCTGAAGCGGCAGCAATTTTAAAAAAAGATGTTTGCATTGAGTTTATTTTTTACACGAGTAGAAATCCCTTCAATATCAGTTATAGTTTACTGGATTAGTTGGTGAAAAGAAAGATTAGTTACATATAAAGCGTTAATTATGAAATAAATGCACTTGAAAATGCTTTTTTCAGTTCAATATACATGTATTCCTATGGCTATCGATTCAAATATTAGCCTTATATTGTTGTAAAAAATTGTCAGAAACAGTATATGGGACAACTAAAGAAATGGCTTGTAAGCAATGGGTCTACAGTGGTTTTAGCTATCCTGCTGATTGTATTGCTTGTAAATCCCGATGCCAAAGCATGGCTGATGAGGCAGGTTGCTTCCACCGGCCTGCTCAATTCCAGTATGTCAGGGCCTGGAAATAAAGATGATAAAGGTGTATCAGAGATTTCATATGCAGATTTTCCCCTGATAAATGAACAAGGGAAAAATATATCAGATTGTAAAGGGAAAGTGGTTTTTATCAATTTTTGGGCGTCATGGTGCCCTCCATGCCGTGCTGAATTTCCCTCTATCCAGAAATTTTATGAAAAATACCGTTCCCATCCGGACCTGATTTTCCTCACAGTAAACCTGGACGATAATCCGGCAGCGGGAAAAGCATACCTGAAAGAAAAAGGATTTACAGTTCCGTTTCTGACTCCCGCAGGTTCTGTTCCAAAAGAAATTTACGACGGATCACTGCCTACTACAGTAGTTTTGGACAAGCAGGGGAAAATCCGGCTTCGGCATACAGGAGTTGCAGACTATAGCAAGGATTCTT
Coding sequences within:
- a CDS encoding SRPBCC family protein, coding for MDNYSNTLEVKATSDKIYGALTRTIPLWWSEMFEGSSAHKDDVFTIRFGDNIHKTMRVKEVIPGSRISWYVEDSLIAIPTLKNQKEWIGTTIVWEMEQNESSGLLRLTHVGLQPSIECYEVCSVGWEQFISSLKLFLETGKGNPYLKNGI
- a CDS encoding VOC family protein, coding for MKLTSLRVITKDIRPSVQFYEKVTGLTARWYTEDFAELSAGTITIAIGSLRTMKLFGGNPATPAGNKNTIIEFLVPDVDESYQRIKTLTNDIIQEPTTMPWGNRSLLFCDPDGNLINFFTPVSDEAIKKFS
- a CDS encoding DUF4249 domain-containing protein, which produces MKNPFFIILSLFLVTSCQKEIDLDLADQSGRIVIEGNVTDQVGPYTVRITKSVAVNQQNQYPAVTDAQVILSDNTGQTETLQYIGDGKYQTSTFIGVSGRTYTLKVQAEGQQYIAQSTMPEAVDFEGLAQDSFKFGDKMSYTLLPIFTDPVMLGNRYLFSFTINDLSKKYISVFSDNLNNGLPNQRPLMLPNDDNDGADHEVVAGDTIYVEMQSIDNTIFTYYSALLDISGNGSGVTPANPPSNISNGALGYFSAHTQSNKSFIIQQTTP
- a CDS encoding response regulator transcription factor, which gives rise to METEFENKEIIFLLADDHSIVRQGIEIILHDIVPDARVFHTSSLHQIVELTESKGIDIAIIDAHFPDGNSLHILSEMKRVNPDIKILIFSGLEEDLHVLKFIKAGANGFLSKLSEEEEIREAISYFVKKGEYFSATSRELLVQFLYNPNLINPLNSLTKRELEIAEMYAEGLGNLEIANKLDIKQNTVSTIKKNIFSKLKIENLVELIDLIKTHHNI
- a CDS encoding sensor histidine kinase, with the protein product MILCILLIQVIIAVFIYNEFVNEKKLKFIKNQLEESRALGGLTDNSRKDFMDAQDHLQKYMMNQDDKELQLYFQSLRKLKNNFDKISTYENTSPRLKNSLALQKKDTLKATRLKTLIDSAYKSSLNPPVKMEEQSYQPEKYKNSLENLNIQTHTYTDTIKKKGFMGRLKDAITGKVNVQKENTVITMTNNKEVDLSQVKSEVSNVMKSMDRHYAAEVKKVQQYAAQSQRDNMRFYSNFSKLLVYRNGLIEVYESAIKDFKSQLEKEYNEQSSSNNKIRRYLVFGLMILMFIVSILIMYFTRVAFLYERKLNAANEEIKNNLNFKNRILGMLSHDLRSPLKIINIFIDKIYKSTEDATVKDYLQSIKFTNSTLLLQSNQILEYTRNQDAEKKLINSVFNLKDEINSIVKVITPYMETRNNKFIVTDGIPENMVVNSDNIRINQIFMNILGNANKFTENGQIDLILTTESVDKNKISLITTVADTGVGISESDVKKIFEPYYQGVVSDEVDNLGAGLGLSLVKEIVDLFDGEISATSKLYKGTKITFRLHLNTNK
- a CDS encoding TlpA family protein disulfide reductase, with product MGQLKKWLVSNGSTVVLAILLIVLLVNPDAKAWLMRQVASTGLLNSSMSGPGNKDDKGVSEISYADFPLINEQGKNISDCKGKVVFINFWASWCPPCRAEFPSIQKFYEKYRSHPDLIFLTVNLDDNPAAGKAYLKEKGFTVPFLTPAGSVPKEIYDGSLPTTVVLDKQGKIRLRHTGVADYSKDSFYNGIDTLLK
- a CDS encoding TonB-dependent receptor: MQTSFFKIAAASAAFCISSWAIAQQKYQVSGTVKDQKNGELLIGVSVKVAEDPSINVIANEYGFYSLSLPEGNYKIIISYPGYKDFEQQITVNQNIKQDLLLSQQEQVSKSIDEVIITGIKKDKNLTSAQMGAETLSIKNIEKLPVLFGEKDVMKTIQLLPGIKSNGEGSSGFSVRGGATDQNLILLDEAPVYNASHLLGFFSTFNSDALKDASIIKGNSPAQYGGRLSSVLDVKMKDGNNKDYNINGGIGLISSRLSVEGPIQKEKSSFIVSGRRTYADLFLKTNKDYKDNKLYFYDLNLKANYQINENNRLYLSGYFGRDVLGLGNTFSTDWGNTTATLRWNSIISSKLFSNTSFIYSNYDYKISLKSNNNTFGLNSKIQDWNLKQDFTWFAGNKHSVRFGLQSIYHTITPSSASGTSVSSFPRNPRKSWENALYINDDFKATEKLTINYGARLSMFSILGGDTFNTYENGVLTGSRFLEKGKIGKTYANLEPRISANYRINEVSSVKGAYSRNTQNLHLLSNSNSGNPTDQWIGSSYTVKPEIADQISLGYSRNFNNNNYELNAEIYYKSMQNQIDFKNGAQITFDTAADVERELLFGKGRAYGLELIAKKKSGKLTGWISYTLSKTERKINGINNNDWYNARMDKTHDLSVVATYQLNPKWSVSGLFVYSTGNAVTFPTGKYELNGQTVFQYSNRNADRMPAYHRMDLSATYEPESNKRFRGSWTFGIYNLYGRENAYIINFEDNPDNPGTTRAMQTSLFRWVPNITYNFKF